The Melospiza georgiana isolate bMelGeo1 chromosome 9, bMelGeo1.pri, whole genome shotgun sequence genome has a segment encoding these proteins:
- the ARPC5 gene encoding actin-related protein 2/3 complex subunit 5, protein MAKHTVSSARFRRVDVDEYDENKFVDEEDGGDGQAGPDEGEVDSCLRQGNMMAALQAALKNPPINTKNQAVKDRAESIVLKVLISFKANDIEKAVQSLDKNGVDLLMKYIYKGFESPSDNSSAVLLQWHEKALAAGGVGSIVRVLTARKTV, encoded by the exons aTGGCGAAGCACACGGTGTCCTCGGCGCGGTTCCGCCGGGTGGACGTGGACGAGTACGACGAGAACAAGTTCGTGGATGAGGAGGACGGGGGCGACGGGCAAGCGGGGCCTGATGAGGGCGAGGTGGACTCGTGCCTGCGACA AGGGAACATgatggcagcactgcaggcagctctgaagAACCCTCCCATCAACACAAAGAACCAGGCAGTGAAG GACCGTGCTGAGAGCATCGTGCTGAAGGTGCTCATCTCCTTCAAAGCCAACGACATCGAGAAGGCGGTGCAGTCACTGGACAAGAACGGGGTGGACCTGCTCATGAAGTACATCTACAAGGGCTTTGAGAGCCCCTCTGacaacagcagtgctgtgctgctgcagtggcaCGAGAAG GCGCTGGCTGCGGGCGGCGTTGGGTCCATCGTGCGCGTTCTGACTGCCAGGAAGACAGTGTGA